The following are encoded together in the Weissella soli genome:
- a CDS encoding SGNH/GDSL hydrolase family protein, translating into MNHERMLVFGDSIVAGQELVRGETPYRDLVYARQAAYKLGVYAYKNLAETGVGQFKGRHDLDKQRGWVYTFSNVIDHHKRDIVKSSLIVIAYGNNDWKQYNTDNTTHTLDEVKHELSENINKIRRINKKSEIIGVLETKAFRKGKDAWDMLGPNGFSYGDMVNAYIEVYKQEGVHIFDMREYGIGETIEEYVDDRDHFTKEVHGRLGDALVSFIRDEKLKE; encoded by the coding sequence ATGAACCATGAACGTATGCTAGTTTTTGGTGATAGCATTGTTGCAGGACAAGAATTAGTTCGTGGGGAAACTCCATACCGAGACCTAGTTTATGCGCGTCAAGCAGCGTATAAACTAGGTGTTTATGCATATAAGAACTTAGCGGAAACTGGTGTTGGTCAGTTTAAAGGTCGACATGATTTAGATAAGCAACGTGGCTGGGTATATACCTTTAGTAATGTAATTGATCATCATAAAAGAGATATTGTGAAATCTTCATTAATCGTGATTGCCTACGGAAATAATGACTGGAAGCAGTATAATACCGACAACACTACGCATACGCTTGATGAAGTAAAGCACGAGCTATCAGAGAACATCAACAAGATTCGCCGAATCAATAAAAAAAGCGAGATCATTGGCGTATTAGAAACAAAGGCCTTCCGTAAGGGCAAAGATGCTTGGGATATGCTGGGACCCAATGGCTTTTCATATGGTGATATGGTTAATGCCTACATTGAGGTATATAAACAAGAAGGTGTACATATCTTCGACATGCGTGAATATGGTATTGGTGAAACCATTGAAGAATATGTCGATGATCGTGATCATTTTACAAAAGAAGTACATGGACGATTAGGGGATGCTTTAGTGTCATTTATTCGTGATGAAAAATTAAAAGAGTAG